A single window of Jeotgalibacillus haloalkalitolerans DNA harbors:
- a CDS encoding valine--tRNA ligase, with the protein MNETSMPTKYDPKAIEEGRYEWWLKEKVFEAQSDESKEPYTIVIPPPNVTGKLHLGHAWDTALQDILTRMKRMQGYDVLWLPGMDHAGIATQAKVDQKLREQGKSRYELGREAFLEESWKWKEEYAEHIRAQWSKLGLGLDYSRERFTLDKGLSKAVQKVFIDLYNKGLIYRGEYIINWDPATKTALSDIEVIHKDVQGAFYHMRYPLTDGSGHIEIATTRPETMLGDTAVAVHPEDDRYKHLIGKTVKLPIVGREIEIVADDYVDMEFGSGAVKITPAHDPNDFEIGNRHNLERVLVMNEDGSMNENAGKYQGMDRFECRKQIVKDLQEDGVLFEIEEHLHSVGHSERSGAVVEPYLSTQWFVKMEPLAKQAMDIQETEGKVNFVPNRFENTYMRWMENIRDWCISRQLWWGHRIPAWYHKETGELYVGEEAPADIENWNQDEDVLDTWFSSALWPFSTMGWPDEEAADLKRYYPTSALVTGYDIIAFWVSRMIFQGVEFTDQRPFKDVLIHGLVRDAEGRKMSKSLGNGIDPMDVIEQYGADSLRYVLTTGSSPGQDLRFSMERVESIWNFANKIWNASRFALMNMDGLTFDEIDLTGKKSVADKWILTRLNDTIENVTSLADRYEFGEVGRTLYNFIWDDFCSWYIEMAKLPLNGEDEEAKKTTRSILAHVLDQTMRLLHPFMPFITEEIWQNLPHEGKSITEAAWPIVNQDHIDREADEEMKLLIEVIRSVRNIRAEVNTPMSKKVNLMIRAADDQTADRLTKNEAYIEKFCNPENLAIGKEVKAPEKAMSAVVTNAELFLPLEGLINIEEEIERLEKELDKWTKEVERVEKKLGNERFVSKAPEAVVEEERAKQKDYLSKQEAVKTRIEELRTV; encoded by the coding sequence ATGAATGAGACATCAATGCCTACAAAGTATGATCCGAAGGCGATAGAAGAGGGCCGCTATGAGTGGTGGCTGAAAGAGAAAGTATTTGAAGCACAAAGTGATGAGAGCAAAGAACCATACACAATCGTTATCCCGCCTCCAAACGTAACAGGAAAACTTCACCTTGGACATGCCTGGGATACAGCGCTTCAGGATATCCTGACAAGAATGAAGCGTATGCAGGGATATGATGTGCTGTGGCTTCCAGGGATGGACCATGCAGGGATTGCCACACAGGCGAAAGTTGATCAGAAGCTTCGGGAACAGGGGAAATCCCGCTATGAACTTGGGCGTGAAGCATTCTTAGAAGAATCATGGAAATGGAAAGAAGAATACGCAGAGCATATCCGTGCGCAATGGTCAAAGCTTGGTCTTGGACTTGATTACAGCAGAGAACGCTTTACACTTGATAAAGGTTTATCTAAAGCGGTTCAGAAGGTATTTATTGACCTATATAATAAAGGGCTGATCTACCGCGGAGAATACATTATTAACTGGGATCCTGCGACAAAGACTGCCTTATCTGATATTGAAGTCATCCATAAAGACGTGCAGGGTGCATTTTATCATATGAGATACCCGCTGACTGATGGCAGTGGTCACATCGAAATTGCAACAACCCGCCCTGAAACGATGCTTGGTGATACAGCAGTAGCCGTGCACCCGGAAGATGACCGCTACAAGCATTTAATCGGCAAAACGGTTAAGCTCCCGATTGTCGGACGTGAAATTGAGATTGTTGCCGATGATTATGTAGATATGGAATTTGGTTCAGGTGCTGTAAAAATTACACCTGCGCATGATCCAAATGATTTTGAAATCGGTAACCGACATAACCTTGAGCGCGTCCTTGTCATGAATGAAGATGGCTCAATGAATGAAAATGCAGGTAAATATCAGGGTATGGACCGTTTCGAATGCCGCAAACAAATCGTCAAAGACCTTCAGGAAGATGGCGTACTGTTTGAAATTGAAGAGCACCTGCACTCGGTAGGGCATTCAGAGAGAAGCGGAGCGGTTGTTGAGCCTTATCTTTCTACGCAGTGGTTTGTAAAAATGGAGCCTCTTGCTAAACAGGCGATGGATATTCAGGAAACTGAAGGAAAAGTAAATTTCGTCCCAAATCGATTTGAAAACACTTATATGAGATGGATGGAAAATATCAGAGACTGGTGTATTTCAAGACAGCTCTGGTGGGGTCACAGAATTCCTGCCTGGTACCATAAAGAAACAGGTGAGCTGTATGTAGGTGAGGAAGCACCTGCTGATATTGAGAACTGGAATCAGGATGAAGATGTACTTGATACATGGTTCTCATCTGCACTGTGGCCGTTTTCTACAATGGGCTGGCCGGACGAAGAAGCAGCTGATCTAAAGCGATACTATCCGACGTCAGCACTTGTAACGGGCTATGACATTATCGCATTCTGGGTATCACGAATGATTTTCCAGGGGGTTGAATTCACTGATCAGCGTCCATTTAAAGATGTTCTTATTCACGGGCTTGTACGTGATGCTGAAGGTCGCAAGATGTCAAAATCCCTTGGTAACGGTATTGACCCGATGGATGTGATTGAGCAGTATGGCGCTGACTCTCTGCGTTATGTACTGACAACTGGTTCATCCCCGGGACAAGACCTGCGTTTCTCAATGGAAAGAGTTGAATCAATCTGGAACTTTGCCAATAAAATCTGGAATGCTTCAAGGTTTGCACTGATGAATATGGATGGTCTTACATTTGATGAAATTGATCTGACTGGTAAAAAATCAGTTGCTGACAAATGGATTCTGACGCGACTGAATGACACTATCGAGAATGTAACCAGTCTGGCAGACCGCTATGAATTCGGGGAAGTTGGCCGTACGCTTTATAACTTTATCTGGGATGATTTCTGCAGCTGGTATATCGAAATGGCGAAACTTCCACTGAATGGAGAGGATGAAGAAGCAAAGAAAACGACCCGATCAATCCTTGCACATGTACTGGATCAGACAATGCGTCTGCTTCATCCGTTTATGCCGTTTATCACTGAAGAGATCTGGCAGAACCTTCCGCATGAAGGGAAATCAATTACTGAAGCGGCTTGGCCAATTGTGAATCAGGATCACATTGACCGTGAAGCGGATGAAGAAATGAAGCTGTTAATAGAAGTGATTCGCTCTGTAAGAAATATCCGTGCTGAAGTGAATACGCCAATGAGTAAAAAAGTAAACCTGATGATCCGCGCAGCAGATGATCAGACAGCAGACCGCTTAACAAAAAATGAAGCATACATCGAGAAGTTCTGTAACCCTGAAAACCTTGCGATTGGAAAAGAGGTTAAAGCACCTGAAAAAGCAATGTCAGCTGTTGTAACTAACGCAGAGCTGTTCCTGCCTTTAGAAGGACTGATCAATATCGAAGAAGAAATTGAACGTCTTGAAAAAGAGCTCGACAAGTGGACAAAAGAAGTTGAACGGGTAGAGAAGAAACTCGGTAATGAGCGTTTTGTCAGCAAAGCGCCTGAAGCAGTAGTAGAAGAGGAACGTGCAAAGCAGAAAGATTATCTGTCCAAGCAGGAGGCTGTTAAGACAAGAATCGAAGAACTGCGCACAGTATAA